In Pseudomonas fluorescens, one genomic interval encodes:
- a CDS encoding DUF308 domain-containing protein, translating to MVRLSMVLLGNDFVRNRWSTLALTGIVWGAAGVAIFIDALDGVLYFPLHVFGYLLLLEALIILLVPAPQTGTAAALRKARGLAFLLLGLLIVDRQHVASLILAVLFGVAFLLDGGFRLAAAVVVRFVGWRLSLLTGLFEITFGLFILEPYPTLYKGTVPFCIGMSIFLSGCALLRQSLRFKHQPPLASPASVGGPAPSTALVIHVWTPSGTVDDTLVRNRLLNRYIAAVDINGVISAGHAALECGPDIYISHYPLDDIDRSAGDFVRLLRATPNNDVAGRFLPDYAGEVADWCPSSVQVSFAHYDARRLQAFWAEYRQNSTYNLTSRNCSSAVAHSLEAALEGAMNRGHSSMLDFARVILSPEFWVAAQVRKRAEVMAWTPGLVLDYARALHAAIEPAPPGWHSMYAVIKRACGYALTALRGREVHPLQPPAVHPSDKS from the coding sequence ATGGTCCGCTTGAGTATGGTCTTGCTCGGTAATGACTTTGTCCGTAACCGTTGGTCGACGCTGGCGCTGACCGGCATTGTCTGGGGCGCGGCCGGGGTGGCGATCTTCATCGATGCACTGGACGGCGTGCTGTATTTTCCGCTGCATGTCTTTGGCTATCTGCTGTTACTCGAGGCCCTGATTATCCTGCTGGTGCCAGCACCGCAGACCGGCACCGCCGCCGCTTTGCGCAAGGCGCGCGGTCTGGCGTTCCTGCTGCTTGGGCTGCTGATCGTCGACCGGCAACATGTCGCCAGCCTGATTCTGGCAGTGCTGTTCGGTGTGGCGTTTCTGCTCGATGGCGGCTTTCGGCTGGCGGCTGCGGTGGTGGTGCGCTTTGTCGGTTGGCGATTGTCGCTGCTCACCGGATTGTTCGAAATCACCTTTGGCCTGTTCATCCTCGAACCGTATCCGACGTTGTATAAGGGCACGGTGCCTTTCTGCATTGGCATGAGCATCTTTCTTTCGGGCTGCGCGTTGTTGCGCCAGTCACTGCGCTTCAAACACCAGCCACCGTTGGCGAGTCCGGCCTCGGTCGGTGGGCCGGCCCCCAGCACAGCGCTGGTGATCCATGTCTGGACCCCCAGCGGCACCGTCGATGACACTCTGGTGCGCAACCGTCTGCTCAACCGCTATATCGCAGCGGTCGACATCAACGGCGTGATCTCCGCCGGCCACGCGGCACTGGAATGTGGCCCGGACATTTACATCAGCCATTACCCGCTGGATGACATCGATCGTTCGGCGGGGGATTTCGTACGCTTGCTGCGGGCGACGCCGAACAACGATGTCGCCGGGCGGTTTCTGCCGGACTATGCGGGTGAGGTGGCGGACTGGTGTCCGTCTTCGGTTCAGGTCAGTTTTGCTCACTATGACGCCCGGCGGTTGCAGGCGTTCTGGGCTGAGTATCGACAGAACAGCACATACAACCTCACCAGCCGCAACTGCTCGAGTGCCGTCGCCCACAGCCTCGAAGCAGCCCTTGAAGGGGCGATGAATCGCGGGCATTCGAGCATGCTCGATTTCGCCAGAGTGATACTCAGCCCCGAGTTCTGGGTGGCGGCGCAGGTGCGTAAACGCGCCGAAGTGATGGCCTGGACGCCCGGTCTGGTGCTCGATTATGCACGGGCGTTGCATGCCGCCATCGAGCCGGCACCGCCGGGCTGGCACAGCATGTATGCGGTGATCAAACGCGCTTGCGGTTATGCGCTGACGGCCTTGCGCGGGCGCGAAGTGCATCCCCTCCAGCCGCCGGCTGTGCATCCTTCCGACAAATCCTGA
- a CDS encoding MarR family winged helix-turn-helix transcriptional regulator codes for MKHFTPDEFKHCHLGLLLGRAALLKDRIIDTHMEPHGITAAQFKVLIIIAQFGVDTPAELCRHLSLDSGSMTRMLDRLEQKGFLARQRSEGDRRQVQLKLTEQGQQLADRLPHIGADAMNELAGAVTTDELKTLEYILKKILLAAGDPITIQRLGEHNER; via the coding sequence ATGAAGCATTTCACCCCGGACGAATTCAAACATTGCCATCTCGGCCTGTTGCTCGGCCGTGCCGCGCTGCTCAAGGACCGGATCATCGATACCCACATGGAACCCCACGGCATCACAGCCGCGCAATTCAAGGTGTTGATCATCATTGCCCAGTTCGGCGTCGACACCCCGGCCGAGCTGTGCCGGCATTTGTCGCTGGACAGCGGTTCGATGACACGCATGCTCGATCGTCTGGAGCAGAAAGGTTTCCTGGCTCGCCAACGCAGCGAAGGCGATCGCCGTCAGGTGCAACTCAAGCTCACCGAGCAGGGCCAGCAACTGGCCGATCGCCTGCCGCACATCGGCGCCGATGCGATGAATGAACTGGCCGGTGCCGTCACTACGGACGAGTTGAAAACCCTGGAATACATCCTCAAGAAAATCCTGCTGGCAGCCGGTGACCCGATCACTATCCAGCGGTTAGGTGAACACAATGAGCGGTAA
- a CDS encoding efflux transporter outer membrane subunit — MSGKTLRTSLTLVLSAMILAGCANYSGLDTQGKNLDAKSLNASQSLNGVTLSPAAWPKSDWWTSLGDPQLDGLIREALHDSPDMQIAEARAHQASAAAYAADAERYPTLDASAGISRSRLAKDQDPRGQGDAYATVRNVSAGFNYNFDLWGGQRDAWEAALGQARAAEVDRQAAQLTLAADVARAYSDLGQAHIVYDLANDDLKRTKQMLDLSQRRLSAGIDSQYQFQQTQSLEASSEASLIDAEKRLNSAKIALAVLLGKGPDRGNEIARPKVLQASAVAVPSVLPAELLGRRPDLVAARWRVEAASKDIDSAKTRFYPNLNLTASAGAESLLGDAMFGSASRFFSIAPTISVPIFDGGRLRANLDARDADYDLAVAQYNKSLVKALGDVSDTINQLRDIGRQIGAQQHATEIAQDSYNTVVQRYGSGIGNYLDVLSIEQQLLQAQRQLANLNAEQIDLSIQLMQALGGGFQGETLTAANATPATSHN; from the coding sequence ATGAGCGGTAAAACCTTGCGCACCAGCCTGACCCTGGTGCTGTCGGCGATGATCCTCGCCGGCTGCGCCAACTACAGCGGCCTCGACACACAGGGCAAAAACCTCGACGCGAAAAGCCTCAACGCCAGCCAGTCCCTCAACGGCGTGACCCTGTCGCCGGCGGCATGGCCGAAGAGCGACTGGTGGACCAGCCTTGGCGATCCGCAACTCGACGGGCTGATCCGCGAAGCCCTGCACGACAGCCCGGACATGCAGATCGCCGAAGCCCGCGCGCATCAGGCCAGCGCCGCCGCGTATGCCGCCGATGCCGAACGCTATCCGACCCTCGATGCCAGCGCCGGCATCAGCCGTTCGCGCTTGGCCAAGGATCAGGACCCGCGAGGGCAGGGCGATGCCTACGCGACCGTGCGTAACGTCAGCGCCGGTTTCAATTACAACTTCGACCTGTGGGGCGGCCAGCGTGATGCCTGGGAAGCTGCACTCGGTCAGGCTCGCGCTGCCGAAGTCGACCGTCAGGCCGCGCAATTGACCCTCGCCGCCGACGTGGCCCGGGCCTACAGCGATTTGGGTCAGGCGCACATCGTCTACGACCTGGCCAACGACGATCTGAAACGCACCAAACAGATGCTTGATCTGAGCCAGCGCCGCTTGAGTGCCGGGATCGACAGCCAGTACCAGTTCCAGCAAACCCAAAGCCTTGAGGCCAGTTCCGAAGCCAGCCTGATCGACGCTGAAAAACGTCTGAACAGCGCGAAAATCGCCCTGGCCGTACTGCTCGGTAAAGGCCCGGATCGCGGCAACGAAATTGCTCGACCGAAAGTTCTGCAAGCCAGCGCCGTGGCGGTGCCGTCGGTATTGCCGGCGGAACTGCTCGGCCGGCGTCCGGATCTGGTCGCTGCGCGCTGGCGCGTTGAGGCCGCGAGCAAGGACATCGACTCGGCGAAAACCCGCTTCTATCCCAACTTGAACCTCACGGCTTCGGCCGGTGCCGAATCCTTGTTGGGTGACGCGATGTTCGGGTCGGCCAGTCGTTTCTTCAGCATCGCCCCGACCATTTCGGTGCCGATCTTCGACGGCGGGCGCCTGCGCGCCAACCTCGATGCGCGCGACGCCGATTACGATCTGGCGGTGGCGCAGTACAACAAAAGTCTGGTGAAAGCCCTCGGTGATGTCAGCGATACGATCAATCAGTTGCGTGACATCGGCCGGCAGATCGGCGCGCAGCAACACGCCACCGAGATTGCTCAGGATTCTTACAACACCGTCGTCCAGCGTTACGGTTCCGGCATCGGCAACTACCTGGACGTGCTCAGCATCGAGCAGCAATTGCTGCAGGCCCAGCGTCAGCTGGCCAATCTCAATGCCGAGCAGATCGACCTGTCGATTCAACTGATGCAAGCGCTGGGCGGCGGCTTTCAGGGTGAAACCCTGACCGCAGCCAACGCCACCCCAGCCACGTCGCACAACTAA
- a CDS encoding efflux RND transporter periplasmic adaptor subunit: MATAENTQTQDNTPDTGNPRKRKFMLLVLAVVVLLAGAGVWAYHEFIGRFNESTDDAYVNGNVVEITPLVTGTVVSIGADDGDLVHEGQVLINFDPNDAEVGLQSAQAKLARTVRQVRGLYSNVDGMKAQVNAQQAEVQKAQDNYNRRKNLAAGGAISQEELSHARDDLTSAQNALANAKQQLKTTSALVDDTVVSSHPDVMSAAADLRQAYLTNARSTLIAPVTGYVAKRTVQLGQRVQPGTALMAVIPLDQLWIDANFKETQLRDMRIGQPVDIESDIYGSSVKYSGTVDSLGAGTGSAFALLPAQNATGNWIKIVQRVPVRIHINAEELAKHPLRVGLSTNVEVNLHDQSGPVLAQQPPQKASFSTNVYDRQLAEADAMIAQLIHDNSAAVSKTAQR, from the coding sequence ATGGCCACTGCCGAAAACACTCAAACTCAAGACAACACCCCCGACACCGGTAATCCACGCAAACGCAAATTCATGCTGCTGGTGCTGGCCGTCGTGGTCCTGCTCGCCGGGGCCGGCGTCTGGGCGTATCACGAATTCATCGGGCGCTTCAACGAAAGCACCGACGACGCCTACGTCAACGGCAACGTCGTGGAGATCACCCCGCTGGTCACTGGCACCGTGGTCAGCATTGGCGCTGACGATGGTGATCTGGTTCACGAAGGTCAGGTGCTGATCAACTTTGACCCGAACGACGCCGAAGTCGGCCTGCAAAGTGCCCAGGCGAAACTGGCGCGCACTGTACGTCAGGTGCGCGGCCTGTACAGCAACGTCGATGGCATGAAAGCCCAGGTCAACGCGCAACAGGCTGAGGTGCAGAAGGCTCAGGACAATTACAACCGCCGGAAAAACCTCGCTGCTGGCGGGGCGATTTCCCAGGAAGAACTGTCCCACGCCCGCGACGACCTGACCTCGGCGCAAAACGCCCTGGCCAACGCCAAGCAGCAACTGAAAACCACCAGCGCGCTGGTCGATGACACCGTGGTTTCGTCGCACCCGGACGTGATGTCCGCCGCTGCCGATCTGCGTCAGGCGTACCTGACCAACGCCCGTAGCACCCTGATCGCGCCAGTCACCGGTTACGTCGCCAAGCGCACCGTGCAACTCGGTCAGCGCGTACAGCCGGGCACCGCGCTGATGGCGGTGATTCCGCTGGATCAACTGTGGATCGATGCCAACTTCAAGGAAACCCAATTGCGTGACATGCGCATCGGCCAACCGGTGGACATCGAGTCCGACATCTACGGCAGCAGCGTGAAATACAGCGGCACCGTCGACAGCCTCGGCGCCGGTACCGGCAGCGCGTTCGCCCTGTTGCCGGCGCAGAACGCCACCGGTAACTGGATCAAGATCGTGCAGCGCGTGCCGGTGCGGATTCACATCAACGCCGAAGAACTGGCCAAGCACCCGCTGCGGGTCGGCCTGTCGACCAACGTAGAAGTGAACCTGCACGACCAGAGCGGCCCGGTACTGGCCCAGCAACCACCGCAAAAGGCCTCGTTCAGCACCAACGTCTACGACCGCCAACTGGCCGAAGCCGACGCGATGATTGCGCAACTGATTCACGACAACAGCGCTGCGGTGAGCAAGACCGCGCAACGCTGA
- a CDS encoding DHA2 family efflux MFS transporter permease subunit gives MSNNASFTPPSLLLSTIGLSLATFMQVLDTTIANVALPTISGNLGVSSEQGTWVITSFAVSNAIALPLTGWLSRRFGEVKLFLWATILFVLASFLCGISTSMPELIGFRVLQGLVAGPLYPMTQTLLIAVYPPARRGMALALLAMVTVVAPIAGPILGGWITDSYSWPWIFFINVPIGIFAVMVVRSQLAKRPVETSRQPMDYVGLITLIIGVGALQVILDKGNDLDWFESNFIIIGAAISVIALAVFVIWEMTDQHPVVNLRLFAYRNFRIGTLVLVLGYAGFFGINLILPQWLQTQMGYTATWAGLAVAPIGILPVLLSPFVGKYANKFDLRLLAGLAFLAIGLSCFMRAEFTNEVDFQHIALVQLFMGIGVALFFMPTLSILMSDLPPSQIADGAGLATFLRTLGGSFAASLTTWIWIRRADQHHAYMSESISTFEPATRETLNHLGGASQSAYAQMDQILTSQAYMLSTVDYFTLLGWGFMGLILIVWLAKPPFAAKAGPAASGH, from the coding sequence ATGAGCAATAACGCCTCTTTCACGCCGCCCAGCCTGTTGCTCAGCACCATCGGCCTGTCGCTGGCGACGTTCATGCAAGTGCTCGACACCACCATCGCCAACGTGGCGCTGCCGACCATCTCCGGCAACCTCGGGGTGAGTTCGGAGCAGGGCACCTGGGTGATCACCTCGTTTGCCGTGAGCAACGCCATCGCGCTGCCGCTGACCGGTTGGCTCAGTCGGCGTTTCGGCGAGGTGAAGCTGTTTCTCTGGGCCACCATTCTGTTCGTGCTGGCCTCGTTCCTCTGCGGTATCTCCACCTCAATGCCGGAATTGATAGGCTTCCGCGTGCTGCAAGGCCTGGTGGCCGGGCCGCTGTACCCGATGACGCAAACCCTGTTGATTGCCGTGTATCCCCCCGCGAGGCGCGGCATGGCCCTGGCGTTGCTGGCGATGGTCACAGTGGTCGCACCGATTGCAGGTCCGATTCTTGGTGGCTGGATCACTGACAGCTACAGCTGGCCGTGGATCTTCTTCATCAACGTACCGATCGGCATCTTTGCGGTGATGGTGGTGCGCTCGCAACTGGCCAAGCGCCCGGTGGAAACCAGTCGCCAACCGATGGACTACGTCGGGCTGATCACGTTGATCATCGGCGTCGGCGCGTTGCAGGTGATCCTCGACAAGGGCAATGACCTGGACTGGTTCGAGTCGAACTTCATCATCATCGGCGCGGCGATTTCGGTGATCGCGCTGGCGGTGTTCGTCATCTGGGAAATGACCGACCAGCATCCGGTGGTCAACCTGCGCCTGTTCGCTTACCGCAACTTCCGCATCGGCACGCTGGTGCTGGTCCTTGGATACGCCGGTTTCTTCGGCATCAACCTGATCCTGCCGCAGTGGCTGCAAACCCAGATGGGTTACACCGCGACCTGGGCCGGTCTGGCGGTGGCGCCGATCGGGATTCTGCCGGTGTTGCTGTCGCCGTTTGTCGGCAAGTACGCGAACAAGTTCGACCTGCGCCTGCTGGCCGGTCTGGCGTTCCTCGCGATTGGCCTGAGCTGCTTCATGCGCGCCGAGTTCACCAACGAGGTGGACTTCCAGCACATCGCCCTGGTGCAGCTGTTCATGGGGATCGGCGTGGCGCTGTTCTTCATGCCGACCCTGAGCATCCTGATGTCTGACCTGCCACCGAGCCAGATCGCCGACGGCGCAGGCCTGGCAACCTTCCTGCGCACCCTGGGCGGCAGCTTTGCGGCATCGTTGACCACATGGATCTGGATCCGCCGCGCCGATCAGCATCATGCGTACATGAGCGAAAGCATCAGTACCTTCGAGCCGGCGACCCGCGAGACCTTGAACCATTTAGGCGGCGCGAGCCAATCGGCGTACGCGCAGATGGATCAGATCCTCACCAGCCAGGCGTACATGCTCTCCACCGTGGATTACTTCACGTTGTTGGGCTGGGGCTTCATGGGGCTGATTCTGATTGTGTGGCTGGCGAAGCCGCCGTTTGCGGCGAAGGCCGGGCCTGCTGCTTCAGGACACTAA
- the lpxH gene encoding UDP-2,3-diacylglucosamine diphosphatase, whose product MILLISDLHLEEERPDITRAFLDLLAGRARSASALYILGDFFEAWIGDDAMTPFQRSICQALRQLSDSGTAIFLMHGNRDFLLGKAFCKAAGCTLLKDPSVVQFYGEPVLLMHGDSLCTRDEAYMKLRRYLRNPITLFILRHLPLSTRHKLARKLRSESRAQTRMKANDIVDVTPEEIPRIMQQYAVKTLIHGHTHRPAIHKLQLGEQAAKRIVLGDWDRQGWALQVDENGYALAPFDFAPPPALPHG is encoded by the coding sequence GTGATATTGCTGATTTCAGACTTGCATCTGGAAGAGGAGCGCCCGGACATTACCCGGGCGTTTCTGGATTTGCTCGCCGGACGCGCCCGCTCGGCGAGTGCGTTGTATATCCTTGGCGACTTTTTCGAGGCATGGATTGGCGACGACGCCATGACGCCCTTCCAGCGTTCCATCTGCCAGGCCCTGCGCCAGTTGAGCGACAGCGGCACGGCGATCTTTCTGATGCACGGCAATCGCGACTTCCTGCTCGGCAAGGCCTTCTGCAAAGCAGCCGGCTGCACCCTGTTGAAGGACCCGAGTGTCGTGCAGTTTTACGGCGAGCCGGTGCTGCTGATGCACGGCGACAGCCTGTGCACCCGCGACGAAGCCTACATGAAGCTGCGCCGCTACCTGCGTAACCCGATCACCCTGTTCATCCTGCGCCACCTGCCGCTGAGCACCCGCCACAAACTGGCGCGCAAGCTGCGCAGCGAAAGCCGCGCGCAGACGCGGATGAAGGCCAATGACATTGTTGATGTCACACCTGAGGAAATTCCGCGGATCATGCAGCAATACGCGGTGAAAACCCTGATTCACGGGCATACCCATCGTCCGGCGATCCACAAGCTGCAACTCGGCGAGCAGGCAGCTAAGCGGATTGTGCTGGGGGACTGGGATCGTCAGGGCTGGGCGTTGCAGGTGGATGAGAACGGGTATGCCCTGGCACCGTTCGACTTTGCTCCGCCGCCGGCCCTGCCGCACGGCTGA
- a CDS encoding peptidylprolyl isomerase, whose protein sequence is MTQVKLTTNYGDIVIELDAEKAPITVANFLEYVKAGHYENVVFHRVIKGFMIQGGGFQPGMQEKKDKRASIQNEADNGLKNEKYTLAMARTMDPHSASAQFFINATNNSFLNHTAKTAQGWGYAVFGKVVAGTDVVDKIEAVATTSKAGHQDVPKDDVIIEKAEIIEA, encoded by the coding sequence ATGACTCAAGTCAAACTGACCACCAACTACGGCGACATCGTCATCGAACTGGACGCTGAAAAAGCGCCGATCACCGTTGCCAACTTCCTTGAATACGTTAAGGCCGGTCACTACGAAAACGTAGTCTTTCACCGTGTGATCAAGGGTTTCATGATCCAGGGCGGCGGTTTCCAGCCTGGCATGCAGGAAAAGAAAGACAAGCGCGCCAGCATCCAGAACGAAGCCGACAACGGCCTGAAGAACGAGAAGTACACCCTGGCCATGGCCCGCACCATGGATCCACATTCGGCCTCGGCGCAGTTCTTTATCAACGCCACCAACAACAGCTTCCTCAACCACACTGCCAAGACCGCTCAGGGCTGGGGTTACGCCGTGTTCGGTAAAGTCGTTGCCGGCACCGATGTCGTCGACAAGATCGAAGCCGTTGCCACCACTTCCAAGGCCGGTCACCAGGACGTGCCGAAAGACGACGTGATCATCGAGAAAGCCGAGATCATCGAAGCGTGA
- a CDS encoding glutamine--tRNA ligase/YqeY domain fusion protein, with translation MSKPTVDPTSNAKSGPAVPVNFLRPIIQADLDSGKHTQIVTRFPPEPNGYLHIGHAKSICVNFGLAQEFGGVTHLRFDDTNPAKEDQEYIDAIESDVKWLGFEWSGEVRYASQYFDQLHDWAVELIKAGKAYVDDLTPEQAKEYRGSLTEPGKNSPFRDRSVEENLDWFARMRAGEFPDGARVLRAKIDMASPNMNLRDPIMYRIRHAHHHQTGDKWCIYPNYDFTHGQSDAIEGITHSICTLEFESHRPLYEWFLDNLPVPANPRQYEFSRLNLNYTITSKRKLKQLVDEKHVNGWDDPRMSTLSGFRRRGYTPASIRNFCDMIGTNRSDGVVDFGMLEFSIRQDLDANAPRAMCVLRPLKVVITNYPEGQVENLELPRHPQKEELGVRQLPFAREIYIDRDDFMEEPPKGYKRLEPNGEVRLRGSYVIRADEAIKDADGNIVELRCSYDPDTLGKNPEGRKVKGVIHWVPAAASIECEVRLYDRLFRSPNPEKAEDSASFLDNINPDSLQVLTGCRAEPSLGNAQPEDRFQFEREGYFVADIKDSKPGQPVFNRTVTLRDSWGQ, from the coding sequence ATGAGCAAGCCCACTGTCGACCCTACCTCGAATGCCAAGTCCGGCCCTGCCGTGCCGGTCAATTTCCTGCGGCCGATCATCCAGGCAGACCTGGACTCGGGCAAGCACACCCAGATCGTCACCCGTTTTCCGCCTGAGCCCAACGGCTACCTGCACATCGGCCACGCCAAGTCGATCTGCGTGAACTTCGGCCTGGCCCAGGAGTTCGGCGGCGTCACGCACCTGCGTTTCGACGACACCAACCCGGCCAAGGAAGACCAGGAATACATCGACGCGATTGAAAGCGACGTCAAATGGCTGGGCTTCGAGTGGTCCGGCGAAGTGCGCTACGCCTCGCAGTATTTCGACCAGTTGCACGACTGGGCGGTGGAGCTGATCAAGGCCGGCAAGGCCTACGTCGACGACCTGACCCCGGAGCAGGCCAAGGAATACCGTGGCAGCCTGACTGAGCCTGGCAAGAACAGCCCGTTCCGCGACCGTTCGGTGGAAGAGAACCTCGACTGGTTTGCGCGCATGCGCGCCGGTGAGTTCCCGGACGGTGCCCGCGTGCTGCGCGCGAAGATCGACATGGCCTCGCCGAACATGAACCTGCGCGATCCGATCATGTACCGCATCCGCCACGCCCATCACCATCAGACCGGTGACAAGTGGTGCATCTACCCGAACTATGACTTCACCCACGGTCAGTCGGACGCCATCGAAGGCATCACCCACTCGATCTGCACCCTGGAATTCGAAAGCCATCGTCCGCTGTACGAGTGGTTCCTGGACAACCTGCCGGTGCCGGCCAACCCGCGTCAGTACGAGTTCAGCCGCCTGAACCTGAACTACACCATCACCAGCAAGCGCAAGCTCAAGCAACTGGTCGATGAAAAGCACGTCAATGGCTGGGACGACCCGCGCATGTCGACGCTGTCCGGCTTTCGTCGCCGTGGCTACACGCCGGCGTCGATCCGCAACTTCTGCGACATGATCGGCACCAACCGTTCCGATGGCGTGGTCGATTTCGGCATGCTCGAGTTCAGCATCCGTCAGGATCTGGACGCAAACGCGCCGCGCGCCATGTGCGTGCTGCGTCCGTTGAAAGTGGTGATCACCAACTACCCGGAAGGTCAGGTCGAGAACCTCGAACTGCCGCGTCATCCGCAGAAAGAAGAACTCGGCGTGCGCCAGCTGCCGTTCGCCCGTGAAATCTACATCGACCGCGATGACTTCATGGAAGAACCGCCAAAGGGCTACAAGCGCCTGGAGCCGAACGGCGAAGTGCGTCTGCGTGGCAGCTACGTGATCCGTGCCGACGAAGCGATCAAGGACGCCGACGGCAACATCGTCGAGCTGCGTTGCTCGTACGACCCGGACACCCTGGGCAAGAACCCTGAAGGCCGCAAGGTCAAAGGCGTGATCCACTGGGTGCCGGCGGCTGCCAGCATCGAGTGCGAAGTGCGTCTGTACGATCGCCTGTTCCGTTCTCCGAATCCGGAGAAGGCCGAAGACAGCGCGAGTTTCCTCGACAACATCAACCCTGACTCACTGCAAGTGCTGACCGGTTGTCGTGCTGAGC